One segment of Brassica napus cultivar Da-Ae chromosome C3, Da-Ae, whole genome shotgun sequence DNA contains the following:
- the LOC106385449 gene encoding ELL-associated factor 1-like has protein sequence MTTTTTTADNNGGKTQTHKKQVRRRLHTSRPYQERLLNMAEARREIVTALKQHRASMRQAAKIPPPPPPHIPFSAPPPPPPRPDPFSWSSSHLNFLLPNKPLGLNLNLHDFNDFIQTSSTSSSSSSNSPSSSSVMFPTTYPQFYSSPSPPLPTFAATTESVHHQPPKQLMESENVVTSAWWSELMMKSVEDDVFPKLSDVMEFPSWLNTTDEEELFHPHNLTHYYSSPHNPPLSCMEFGEIESMDGDDWLA, from the exons ATGACTACGACCACCACAACCGCGGATAACAACGGCGGCAAAACGCAAACGCACAAGAAACAAGTGAGAAGACGACTCCATACGAGCCGTCCTTACCAAGAGCGTCTCCTTAACATGGCCGAAGCTCGTCGAGAAATCGTCACCGCCTTAAAACAACACCGCGCTTCCATGAGGCAAGCCGCCAAGATTCCACCGCCTCCACCGCCGCATATTCCTTTTTCTGCGCCGCCGCCTCCACCTCCTCGTCCGGATCCATTTTCTTGGTCGAGTTCACATCTCAACTTCCTCCTCCCCAATAAACCACTAGGGCTGAACCTCAACTTACACGACTTCAACGATTTCATCCAAACCTCTtcgacatcatcatcatcgtcgtcaAATTCTCCTTCATCATCCTCAGTAATGTTTCCGACGACGTATCCTCAATTCTACTCCTCCCCTTCCCCTCCCCTTCCCACCTTCGCCGCTACAACAGAATCGGTTCATCACCAACCGCCAAAGCAGCTGATGGAATCGGAGAACGTGGTGACGTCAGCTTGGTGGTCAGAGCTCATGATGAAGTCGGTGGAAGATGACGTGTTCCCGAAGTTAAGTGACGTGATGGAGTTTCCTTCGTGGTTAAATACAACAGATGAAGAAGAATTGTTTCATCCTCACAATCTCACCCATTATTACTCATCCCCTCACAATCCTCCATTGTCctg TATGGAGTTTGGAGAGATTGAGAGCATGGATGGAGACGACTGGCTTGCTTGA
- the LOC106386964 gene encoding outer envelope protein 61-like gives MFNGMMDPEMIRLAQDQMSRMTPADFARIQQQMMSNPDLMKMATESMNSMRPEDLRQAAEQLKHTRPEDMAQIGEKMANASPEEIAAMRVQADAQFTYQRNAAQLLKKQGNELHSRGNFSGAAEKYLRAKNNLKDIPSSKGGALLLACSLNLMSCYLKTNQHEECIKEGSEVLAYDATNVKALYRRGQAYRDLGQFEDAVSDLSKAHEVSPEDETIADVLRDAKERVAVEGPGKASSRGVVIEEITEEDTGENKKRSKEVTGTQPESNTGGNARGINTDADGLQALRDDPEAIRTFQNFITKTDPDTLAAISGGKAGDMSPDMFKTASSMIGKMSPEEIQKMVQTASSFKGDNPFVSSTSPSGGNGFAPTPDMLKLASDMMSKMSTEERERMFNMASSLKANAPVSTSNRDAEATVPRESSFVGESSSSAPRSGLEPSVASAPPADLQEQMRNQMKDPAMRQMFTSMIKNMNPEMMASMSEQFGMKLSQEDAAKAQEAMASLTPEALEKMMRWADRAQTGIEKAKKAKKWLLGKGGLILAICMLILAVILHRLGYIGR, from the exons atgTTTAACGGGATGATGGATCCGGAGATGATCCGGCTCGCTCAAGATCAGATGAGCCGCATGACTCCTGCTGATTTCGCTAGAATCCAACAACAG ATGATGTCGAATCCAGATTTGATGAAAATGGCAACTGAGAGTATGAACAGCATGAGGCCTGAAGATTTGAGACAAGCTGCTGAACAGCTCAAGCACACTCGCCCTGAGGATATGGCGCAGATTGGCGAGAAGATGGCTAATGCTTCCCCTGAAGAGATTGCTGCTATGCGTGTTCAGGCTGATGCTCAGTTTACCTACCAAAGAAACGCAGCTCAGCTGCTGAAGAAACAG GGTAATGAGCTTCATAGTCGCGGAAACTTCAGTGGTGCTGCAGAGAAATATTTGCGT GCAAAGAACAATCTGAAGGACATTCCATCTTCTAAAGGTGGAGCTCTTTTGTTGGCTTGTTCTCTCAATCTGATGTCATGTTATTTGAAGACGAATCAGCATGAAGAGTGCATAAAGGAAGGTTCCGAG GTTTTGGCATATGATGCAACAAACGTCAAAGCCCTATACAGGAGGGGGCAAGCTTACAGAGACCTGGGACAATTTGAA GATGCCGTCTCCGATCTAAGCAAGGCTCATGAAGTTTCCCCTGAAGACGAGACAATCGCCGATGTGCTAAG AGATGCTAAGGAAAGAGTGGCTGTTGAGGGCCCTGGCAAGGCATCATCAAGAG GTGTGGTGATTGAAGAAATAACTGAAGAAGATACTGGAGAAAATAAAAAACGCTCTAAAGAGGTCACTGGGACACAACCAGAAAGCAACACTGGTGGCAATGCTCGGGGCATAAATACGGATGCTGATGGATTGCAAGCTCTTAGAGATGACCCGGAAGCAATCAG AACGTTTCAGAACTTCATTACAAAAACTGACCCCGATACACTCGCTGCTATTAGCGGAGGCAAAGCTGGAGACATGTCACCAGACATGTTCAAAACCGCCTCTAGCATGATAGGCAAAATGTCTCCTGAAGAGATTCAAAAAATGGTCCAAACAGCCTCGTCTTTTAAAGGAGACAACCCTTTCGTCTCTTCGACTTCGCCATCCGGAGGAAACGGGTTTGCACCCACACCAGACATGCTTAAACTCGCGTCTGATATGATGAGTAAGATGTCAACGGAAGAGCGTGAGAGGATGTTTAACATGGCATCGTCTTTGAAAGCAAACGCTCCAGTTTCAACATCAAACAGGGACGCAGAAGCAACTGTTCCACGGGAAAGTAGTTTTGTAGGTGAGTCTAGTTCTTCGGCTCCAAGAAGCGGTTTGGAACCAAGCGTCGCTTCTGCTCCGCCTGCTGACTTGCAAGAACAGATGAGAAACCAAATGAAAGATCCAGCCATGCGACAG atgttCACGTCTATGATTAAGAACATGAATCCGGAGATGATGGCTAGCATGAGCGAGCAATTCGGGATGAAGCTTTCTCAAGAAGATGCTGCAAAAGCTCAGGAAGCCATGGCTTCTCTTACTCCTGAAGCCTTAGAGAAAATG ATGAGATGGGCGGACCGGGCTCAAACCGGGATAGAGAAAGCGAAGAAAGCAAAGAAGTGGTTGCTAGGGAAAGGCGGGTTGATCTTGGCAATATGCATGCTCATCTTAGCAGTGATCCTTCATCGTCTCGGCTACATTGGAAGATAA
- the LOC106386962 gene encoding E3 ubiquitin-protein ligase RHF2A codes for MEGVGDTTSSEGHLISAAAFVQGGIQDACDDACSICLEAFCESEPSTLTSCKHEYHLQCILEWCQRSSQCPMCWQSISLKDPTSQELLEAVVQERNFHSIPPRNATVFLRSAFGDFELQHLPPNVDNLDLEERIIQHFAAMGRARHGARREGHRSRSSTQGGHPQYMVYSHHPSASPPPPPPHPMPSSPSQRDESDTVTNLPRNTTIGEGSLQSNTVTNLSPSASDSNSRSLNQSSPSDQDRAGPSELQTFSESLKSRLNAVSTRYKESISKNTRSWKERFFSRNTSMAELGSEVKREVSAGIATVSRMMERLETRENSSTASVSSENQHSPGESNNEHNGRSEAGDEHSLNERGVKGACAAGSGSS; via the exons ATGGAG GGAGTTGGTGATACGACGTCATCTGAGGGACACCTGATTTCGGCAGCAGCTTTTGTGCAAGGGGGAATCCAAGATGCTTGTGATGATGCTTGTAGCATCTGTCTTGAAGCCTTTTGCGAATCCGAACCATCTACT TTGACTAGTTGCAAGCATGAGTATCATCTCCAATGCATTCTTGAGTG GTGTCAAAGGAGTTCACAGTGCCCAATGTGTTGGCAATCAATTAGTCTCAAAGACCCCACAAG TCAGGAGCTGCTTGAGGCTGTTGTACAGGAGAGGAACTTCCACTCCATTCCACCTAGAAATGCCACCGTTTTTCTTCGTTCAGCTTTCGGCGATTTTGAGTTACAACAT CTCCCGCCGAATGTGGATAACTTGGATCTCGAAGAGCGGATCATACAGCACTTTGCTGCTATGGGACGAGCAAGACATGGGGCGAGAAGGGAAGGACACAGAAGCAGGTCATCAACTCAAGGTGGTCATCCACAGTATATGGTGTACTCTCACCATCCTAGTGCTTCTCCtccgcctcctcctcctcatccaATGCCTTCCTCTCCATCTCAGAGAGATGAGAGTGACACTGTCACAAACCTTCCTCGCAATACTACTATAGGGGAGGGTTCTCTTCAGTCAAACACAGTCACAAACCTTTCTCCTTCGGCATCTGATTCAAACAGCAG ATCTCTTAATCAATCTTCACCAAGTGATCAAGATAGAGCTGGACCATCTGAACTCCAAACATTTTCAGAATCTCTAAAGTCTAGACTAAACGCTGTCTCAACTAG ATACAAAGAGTCTATATCAAAGAACACGAGGAGCTGGAAAGAAAGATTCTTCTCTCGCAACACGTCCATGGCAGAACTTGGCTCTGAGGTTAAAAGAGAAGTCAGTGCCGGAATCGCCACTGTGTCCCGCATGATGGAACGTCTAGAAACGAGAGAAAACAGTAGCACTGCATCTGTATCATCAGAAAATCAACACAGTCCTGGTGAATCAAACAATGAGCATAATGGAAGATCAGAAGCGGGTGATGAACATTCTTTGAATGAAAGAGGTGTTAAAGGAGCATGTGCGGCTGGTTCTGGTTCTAGCTGA
- the LOC106386961 gene encoding F-box protein At1g30790-like, which translates to MEDSQPSLVHAGNSTTTRTIPFDLIIEILSLLPGKSLFRFQSVSKQWFSTIRSKFFVDLFQTRSKSRPRLLLTLYLGDAEEQFIFSAPEHTDDDKSSSSVMARYDMPISAPGYNLTSGSVNGFVCFRGVSCHTIAVYNPTTRQIVKLPDVTPNGRYMYACLGYDPVEDQYKVLCVMMFGSERQDMQPEHFVCTVSSSQKQEWRKIENPTGVDYRCIFGDKCIDGALYYEVGRQSRIVRFDVRSEKIQFIKTPKESNMYWSTFINYKGKLGSVDYSCTENLMTLWVLEDVEKQEWSSMMFVLPSKWEDLPETDVVSKGLIHTGELMVFIPWLESSKPFYPFYVCYYDFYKESTRKFEIRGMKDVDLRRINGQMFCYPGHIENIRFL; encoded by the exons ATGGAAGATTCACAACCGTCTCTCGTTCACGCAGGAAACAGCACAACAACAAGAACCATTCCTTTCGATCTGATCATCGAGATACTATCTCTACTTCCTGGGAAATCGCTCTTTCGATTTCAATCCGTGTCAAAACAATGGTTCTCTACCATCCGCAGCAAATTTTTTGTAGACTTGTTCCAGACTAGGTCAAAGAGTCGGCCTCGTCTCCTTCTCACGCTCTATCTCGGAGATGCTGAGGAGCAATTCATCTTCTCGGCTCCTGAACACACAGACGATGATAAATCCTCCTCCAGTGTCATGGCAAGATACGACATGCCGATCTCGGCTCCAGGCTACAACTTGACCTCTGGTTCTGTCAACGGTTTCGTCTGCTTCAGAGGTGTTAGCTGTCATACCATCGCCGTTTATAATCCCACCACTAGACAAATTGTGAAACTGCCAGACGTTACACCCAACGGAAGATACATGTACGCATGTCTTGGGTACGATCCAGTCGAAGATCAGTACAAGGTGTTGTGTGTGATGATGTTCGGCTCTGAAAGACAAGATATGCAACCGGAGCATTTCGTTTGCACTGTGAGTTCATCTCAGAAACAAGAGTGGAGAAAGATCGAGAACCCCACCGGAGTTGATTACCGATGTATCTTTGGAGACAAATGCATTGATGGTGCTCTATACTATGAAGTTGGACGACAGTCAAGAATAGTTAGGTTCGATGTTAGATCTGAGAAGATTCAGTTTATTAAAACACCCAAAGAGTCAAATATGTACTGGTCCACTTTTATAAATTACAAGGGAAAATTGGGCAGTGTAGATTATTCTTGCACAGAAAATTTGATGACGTTGTGGGTTCTTGAGGATGTGGAGAAACAGGAATGGTCGAGCATGATGTTTGTCTTACCTTCTAAGTGGGAAGATTTACCTGAGACTGACGTAGTGTCTAAAGGACTGATCCATACGGGCGAGCTTATGGTGTTCATTCCATGGTTAGAGTCATCTAAGcctttttat CCTTTTTATGTTTGTTATTATGATTTTTACAAAGAGAGTACAAGAAAATTCGAGATCCGAGGAATGAAGGATGTTGATTTGAGACGTATAAACGGTCAGATGTTTTGTTATCCAGGTCACATTGAGAATATTAGGTTCTTGTaa